GCCGGGACGATCACGCTGACCGGCCGGGTGACGGTGGGGCCCCAGCTGAAGCGGCGCCTGTTGCGCTTCCTGTGGTGCCGGCGGGCCAGGATCAGCATCATCCCGAACCGGCCCATGACGGCCACGCCGACGATCATCAGCCCCACCGACAGCGTCGGCACGGTCCACTCGGCGAGGGTGACCGCCGCGATCAGGGCCTTGCCCTCGTACAGGGTCACCCCGGTGGCCTCGCGGTGGGCCGCCTGAAGACGGTCGGCCGCCCCGCCGGCGGTACCACCGGGCTCACCCGTCCCGTCGACACCGCCGGCGGCGGCCGCGCTCCCGCCGTCGGGCGTCGCCGTGCCGGAGGTTCCGCGGGATGCCGCGGTCTGCTGCTGCATCGCGCCGCTGATCGTGGTGAAGGTGTAGCCCGCTGCCTTCATCTTCTTGATGTACGCGGGCAGCGCCTTGATCGTCTGCGAGCGCTCGCCGCCGGCGTCGTGGAAGAGCACGGACGCGCCCTTGCCGTCCTCCGGCGTGGCCCACTCGATGATCTTCGAGACGCCCGGCCTCTTCCAGTCGTCGCTGTCGGTGTCGACGAAGACGCTGGTGTAGCCGTTCTCGCCGAGCTCCTTGTAGACCGGCCAGCTGTAGTTGTCGATGGCGTCGGTCTCGGAGGAGTAGGGGGCCCGGAACAGCGTCGTGGTGATGCCGGCCGCGCCGGCGAGGGCGAGCTGGGTCTGCGTCATCTCGCGTTGCACGCGGGCGTCGGACTGGTAGGAGAGGTCGACGTGGGTGAAGGTGTGGATGCCCACCTCGTTGCCCTGCTGGACCATGTCCCTCACGATGCCCGGGTAGCGCGAGACCATCGAGCCGACCAGGAAGAACGTACCGGGCACGTCGTACTCCCGGAGGATGTCCAGCACCTGGGGCGTCCAGGTCGGGTTCGGGCCGTCGTCGAAGGTCAGCGCGATCGTCTTGTCCGGCACCGAGACCGTGGTGGCCCGGCCGCCCCGGAAGGTCAGGATCGGGCCGCCGTCGAGGACGCCATCGGGCACCTTGCTGTCGCTGGCGCCGGTGCGCACGCGCTGGTCGCCGCCGACCTCGGCGCGCAGATAGCCGTCGAGGAGCATCACGCTGGTCAGCGCGAGCAGAAGCAGCAGGGCGAGGATGACGCGTGGTTTCTGCAGCGCCGCGGCCTTGCCCGCCGCCCGCTCGATGCGGGTCGGTGCGCGGCGGCGGCCGCGGGAGGAGGTGGTCGTCATGGAAGTGGCTGCGCTCCGGTCAGTTGGCGGCCGCGGAGGCGGTGGTGGCGGTGGCGGTCGGGGCCGAGCCGGGCGGCTCACCGGCGGTGCCGCCGGCGGGCGGGGTGCCGGTGGGCTTCGCGGGCGGGGCGCCGATGCCGCCCTGCGGCTGGACGCCTCCGGGGCCGGAGTTCTGGGACCCTCTCGGGCCGCCGTTGCCGAACGGCAGCAGGGAGGACGGGGTCAGCGAAGTGCCCCAGCCCATGAAGGCGGCTCCGAGCACGACTGCGTACGCGAGACAGCCGACGCCCAGCAGGAGACCTGCCCGGCGCAGCAGCTTCGACCTGCGTCCGGAGCTGTCGACGAACACGGGCCCCTCGGCGGAGGCGTCGTCACGTTTGCGGCTGCGACGGCTGCCGCGGGTCGCGGCAGGGCTTTCGATGGCGGGCTCGGATTGCATTCACCGGATATTAGGGAGCCTTTATGTGGGACAAACTCTGCGTCGCGTGTGAGAGACCCATGAGAAACACCCGAATCTGTCACTTCCCTGAGAGATACCCGAAAGCCCTGCGCAACCCCGATCCCCCATGGGAGGGTTGATTGCCCCTTTTGGATGGGCGGACATCACGTTTTGCACGCTTGCATGCCTGAACCGACTGTGTGCCCACTGTTCCCGCGCGATCCGCCGAGATGTGAGACATTCCCAATTCGGGAACGCACATTGTTTCCGTCAGAGGCAGAAATCACGAGAGCGGGTGCTTACGCAATGAGGAGTCTCCTGATGCCGACGGCCGGGGTCGCCTGTCTGGTCGCCCTGACGTTGGCCGGATGCTCCGCGAATTCCGGCGGCACGTCGGACGACGCGGCGCCCGCGGCCACCGGCCGGGCCGGCGGAAGGTCCGCCGGCGGACCGCCGTCGACGAGCGGATCGCCGTCCGCGAGCGGCTCGCCGACGACGGGTGCCGGGGAGTCCGCTGCCGGCACCGCCTACGCGCCCTACGTGAGCGCGGACGAAGCCTCCGCCAACGACGCGGCCGGCTCGCCGACGACGTACAACCTGGCGTTCGTCATCGCCGACGGCCGTGACTGCACGCCGAAGTGGAACGGCGTCGGCGCGCTCGGGGACAAGGCGGTGAAGTCCCGCGTCTCCGCGCTGACGAAGACGGGCGCCACGGTGCGCGTCTCCTTCGGCGGAGCCTCCGGCACGGAACTGGCGGCCGCCTGCGACAGCGCGTCGGCGCTCGCGAAGGCGTACGGGGAGGCACTCGACGCGGCCGGCTCCACGCAGGCCGACTTCGACGTCGAGGGCGACGAACTGACCGACTCCGACTCGGTCGCCCTGCGCTCCGCGGCGATCGCGGCACTGCAGAAGGAGCGTCCGGACCTGGAGGTCACCTTCACGCTCCCGGTGATGCCCTCCGGGCTGGACTCCGCCGGCCTGGCGCTGCTGGCGTCGGCGAACAAATACGACGTCCAGGTCTCCACCGTCAACCTCATGACGATGAACTACGGCGAGTCGTACGCGGGTGACATGGGCGGATACGCGATCACCTCGGCGACGGCCGCGCAGGCGCAGCTGAAGAAGGTGTTCGGGACGGACGACTCCGGCGCGTGGAGGGGGATGGCACTGACGTCGATGATCGGCACGAACGACGTCGACAACGAGACGTTCACGCTCGCCGACGCGGCCCAGGTGCGGGCGTTCGCCGAGGAGAAGGGCATCGCCTGGGTGTCGATGTGGGCGACGTTCCGGGATCGGCAGTGCGAGGCCGGCACCGCCACGGACGACGCGTTGACCGACTGCAGTGGGGTCGCGCAGGAGGACGGGGCGTTCGCGGAGGCGTTCTCGCGGTGAAGGTGGAGGTAGGGGTTCAGGTTGAGGTGGAGTGGAGCACTCGCGGCCCTCTCCCGCGCTCCTGACGGGGCGCCCTCACCGGCGCCGGTAGACGAGGCGGCCGTCCGCCACCGTGGCCACGCAGGTGCCCGCGCCGCGCTCCGCGAGTTCGGCCTCGTCCCGTACGTCGAACACCGCGAAGCGGGCCGCGGAATGCCGCTCCCGCGGCTGCGCGAACTCCACCGGGATCCCGGCGGCGTACGGGTCGAGCGCGGGTGTCCCGCCGGGACGTCCGATCCGGCCCATGCCCGCCAGCGCGGACCGGTGCAGGGCCTCCCGCACCGCGCGGTTGCGCAGGTCCTCGCAGGCTGCCCTGACCGTGCCGTGCGCCAGCATGCGCTGCACACAGCGCCGCACGCTCGCACTCCAGCGGGCGTCGTCCATGGTGAGGGCCGCCAGCGCATCCCCGGTCAGCGGCTCGACGCCCAGTTCGTCGGCCTCGCGCGGGTCCGGGTGGTACGCCTCCTCCAGCAGCTCGTTGCCGTGCAGGTTGATCAGCCCCGGCGTCAGGATGCCGGGCCACGTCCGCACGCGCGCGCCCGGATGAGCGGCGACGAGTTCCGCGAGCGGCCCGGCGTCGGCGATCCACGCGCCCTTGACGGCCAGCGCCCGGTCCCTGGAATCCGCGTGAATGGTCAGCATGCGGCGGCTAGTTGGACGTCAGCAGCTTCAGCTCGGGGTGAGCCGTGCCGCCCTCGATGGCCGTGGACGAGATGTGGGACATGACCCGCTCGTCGACCGGGTCGTTCGCCGGGTCGTCGTGCACGACGAGGTGCTCGTACGTCGTGGCGCGCTGGGCCGGGACGCGGTCCGC
The window above is part of the Streptomyces sp. NBC_00425 genome. Proteins encoded here:
- a CDS encoding bifunctional polysaccharide deacetylase/glycosyltransferase family 2 protein; the protein is MTTTSSRGRRRAPTRIERAAGKAAALQKPRVILALLLLLALTSVMLLDGYLRAEVGGDQRVRTGASDSKVPDGVLDGGPILTFRGGRATTVSVPDKTIALTFDDGPNPTWTPQVLDILREYDVPGTFFLVGSMVSRYPGIVRDMVQQGNEVGIHTFTHVDLSYQSDARVQREMTQTQLALAGAAGITTTLFRAPYSSETDAIDNYSWPVYKELGENGYTSVFVDTDSDDWKRPGVSKIIEWATPEDGKGASVLFHDAGGERSQTIKALPAYIKKMKAAGYTFTTISGAMQQQTAASRGTSGTATPDGGSAAAAGGVDGTGEPGGTAGGAADRLQAAHREATGVTLYEGKALIAAVTLAEWTVPTLSVGLMIVGVAVMGRFGMMLILARRHHRKRNRRRFSWGPTVTRPVSVIVPAYNEKECIANTLKSLAKSTHPIEVIVVDDGSTDDTSEISLEAAAALGMTNVRVLRQENAGKPAALNNGVRNARYDIVVMMDGDTVFEPDAVHQLVQPFADPKVGAVAGNAKVGNRDTIIGAWQHIEYVMGFNLDRRMYDLLRCMPTIPGAIGAFRREAVLDVGGMSEDTLAEDTDITIAMHRAGWQVVYQEHAKAWTEAPGSLKQLWSQRYRWSYGTMQALWKHRKSLTDRGSSGRFGRVGMPLVVLFQIVTPVFAPLIDVFTAYSMIFIDFRAALLAWFAVLGVQLGCAAYAFRLDREKYRYLLMMPLQQLAYRQMMYLVLIHSCITALTGGRLRWQKLKRTGEVGTPAGASR
- a CDS encoding chitinase, which codes for MRSLLMPTAGVACLVALTLAGCSANSGGTSDDAAPAATGRAGGRSAGGPPSTSGSPSASGSPTTGAGESAAGTAYAPYVSADEASANDAAGSPTTYNLAFVIADGRDCTPKWNGVGALGDKAVKSRVSALTKTGATVRVSFGGASGTELAAACDSASALAKAYGEALDAAGSTQADFDVEGDELTDSDSVALRSAAIAALQKERPDLEVTFTLPVMPSGLDSAGLALLASANKYDVQVSTVNLMTMNYGESYAGDMGGYAITSATAAQAQLKKVFGTDDSGAWRGMALTSMIGTNDVDNETFTLADAAQVRAFAEEKGIAWVSMWATFRDRQCEAGTATDDALTDCSGVAQEDGAFAEAFSR